CAGCCGCTTCACGGGGACGCCCCGCCGGGTGCTGTACTTCTGGCACACGGTGCTCAACAACCTGCTGACCACGCTCTCCAACATGACGAGCGGGCTGAACCTCACCGACATGGAGACCTGCTACAAGGCCTTCCGCGCCGAGGTCCTGCGCTCCGTCGAGGTGGAGGAGAACCGCTTCGGCTTCGAGCCCGAAATCACCGCCAAGGTGGCCCGCGGCAACTGGCGCATCTACGAGGTGCCCATCAGCTACCACGGGCGCACGTACGAGGAGGGCAAGAAGATTGGCTGGAAGGACGGCGTGCGCGCCCTCTACGTCATCGGCAAGTACGCGCTGAAGCGCTAGTCGCGGGACGGGGTGACCTCCCGGGTCGTCCGGCGCGGGCCTCGCGTGCACGAGGTCCGCCCGGAGACACTCCCGCTTCACGGCTAGCGTCGGGTGCCGCTGTCACTGGTGCCCGAGGGTCCCGCGTTGGTGCCCGTGGTGCCGCCGGTGCTGCTGTTGTCGAGCCCCGCGCCCGAGCCGCCGGTGCCGCCGGTCGTGTTCGGGTTGCCGGTGCTGGTGCCGCTCGCGCCCGTGCCACCAGTGCCGCCCGGGCTGGTGCCGCTGGTGGCCGGGTCGTTCGTGCTGCTCGTGCCCGTCGTCCCCGTGGTGTCCGTCCCGCTCGCGCCGCTGCCACCCGCGCCCGTGCCGCTGATGTCGGAGCCGGTGCTGCCCGAGCTGGTGCCGCTGCCGCCCGCGCCCGTGCCGCTGAGGTCGGAGCCCGTGCCGCTCGAGCCCGAGCCGGTGCTGCTGCCGCCCGCGCCCGTACCGTAGACACCGGAGCCGGTGCTGCCCGGTTGGGTGCCCGAGCCCTGGACATCGGAGCTGCTGCCGCTGCCCCCGATGCCGTCGTTGCTCGAGCCCGCACCGCTGTTGTCCTGCGTGGAGCCACTCGGGACGGCGTCCTGCGAGCCCCCCGTCATCTCCGTCGTGCTGCCCGAGCCACCCGTGCCCTGCTCGTCGCGTGCATCGGAGGACTGCCGGGACTCACAGGCCCAGCCCAGCGCCATCGCCGGCACCAGCGCGCCAATCAACCACCCTCTTCGGAAATCTTTCATGGTCGTGTTCCCCACCACTGTGGACCACTCAATCTGAAACCGATGGACCCGGGCGACAGGGGCGCGGCGATGGGCGTCGGGCCGCCGCTCGGAGAGCAGGACGCCCAGGCACAACGCCCCTTCCGTGGACTGAGCGGCAAGGGAGCGTGCTTGCGCGACACGGGCGCCTCCCCGCGCGAGGCGGTGGGCGCCACGGTGCTCAACCGACGTGAAGGGGACGCAAGGGGCGGCTCCCTCGGGCCCGGGGGTGCTCACGGCCCGCGCGGACCCACGCGCCGCCCACGAGCAGCAGCACGACGCCGAACGCGAGGAAGCCCAGGTCCCACGCGAGCTGGTGGGGTCCGGGCTTCACGTGGTGCAGCCCGAGGAACTGGTGGTCGATGAGGCCCTCGACGACGTTGAACAGGCCCCAGCCCATGAGCGCGCCGCCCAGGAGCACGCGCCCGCTCCAGGGGACGTCCGCGCGCGTCCCGGCGCGCCACAGCAGCGCGAGCCCCGTGGCCGTCGTCAGCCACGTGAAGGCGTGGAAGAGGCCATCCCAGAACATGTTCACCTTGGAGCTGACCAGGTCCATGACGGGCACCTGGCTCGCGAGCATGTTGTGCCACTGGAGTATCTGGTGCAGCAGGATGCCGTCGACGAAGCCCCCCATGCCCACGCCCAACAGCAGCGCGGCGGCGAGCAGCGGACGCCGGTTGCCGACGACTTCGTTCCCCTGGCTCGGGCTCACGAGGACTCCTCCTGGGTGAAGGAGCGTCTCGACGAGGCGCGGGGCCGTGCATCGCTCCACGGCGACCAGACGATGAGCACGACGAGCCACAGCACCACGAGCAGCGGCATCAGCGTCAACGCGAGGCGCCCCAGGAAGTGCTCGTTGTAGATGCCCGCCTCGACCCTCGGTCGACAGGTGTCACAGGCCCAGGCCCCCGTCGCCAGCAGGCCCGTGGCCAGGACCCCCGCGGCCCTGCCCCATCCGGAGATTCGCTCCATGTCCCGCAAGCTGGGGACGCGCGGCGCCATCCCCCAGCCGAGTCAGGATGGCCGGCCGCTCGGTGGGCTCCGAGCTGGGATGGGCCTCCGCGCGCTCCCTCCGAAAGAGGGCGACGCTCCCTCGCCCGTCGGACGGCGTGGCAGGCCAGCCCCCCTTCGCCTCGTGGAGGAGGCGCGCGCTTCGCCAAGGGGGCGAAGCACGCGCCCTCACCCCACGGTCCACCTACCCGTGGGCCCGGGTCTCCTCCGTAGGAGAAGGCTCGGGCGGCGGCACCGAGGGAGGCGCGCCCAGGAGCAGCGCCTTCGCCGCGTCCACCGCCTCGCTCGTCCCCGTCAGCGCGAGCACGTCGCCCACCTGCAGCACCTCCTGCGCGGTGGGGACGGACAGGCTCTGCTCGCCGCGCTGGATGGCCAGCACCGTCGCGCCCGTGAGGCCGCGCAGGTTCACCTGGGCCAGCGTCTTGCCCGCCCCGGGGCTCGACTCCTCCAGCCGCACGGAGGCCGGCGCGCCCAGGCCCGGCAACAGCCCCTGCACGTGGTCCAGCGCGTGCTCCTCCGCGCCCGGCTCCTTCGAGTGCGACTGCGCCGCCAGCGCCGCCACCAGCACCTGCGCTCCGGCGCGCACATGGCCGTGCAGGTTCGTCGCTCCGCGCCAGAAGGCGACGCCCAGCGCGCCCACCAGCACCAACAAGACGAGGGGGCCCGCCAACCCCTTCAAGAAGGGCTGCGTCACCACCACCACCGGGATGGCCACCAGCAGGACGATTCCCACCTGCAGCGTGACGAGCAGCACCCGACGCGGCGCCGCGGCCAGGTCCAGCTTGCCGTCCTTGCGCGCCGGCAGCGCCGCCTCCGACAGGATGGTGCCCAGCCGCCGCGCCATGCCGATGACGCCCAGCACGAACGGCACCGCCAGCAGCACCGCGCCGCCCAGGATGAGGTTCTTCGACAGGTCCTCGTCCACGCCCGTGCGCACCTCGACGAAGTGGGCCATGCGGTCCGCCATCAGCGCCGTGCCGATGACCAGGACGACCAGCAGCACCGCGTCCAGCACCAACAACCGGATGAGGCGCCGCACGCCCGCGCCCAGCGTCTCCCGACGCGGCGCCTGCCGCAGCCGCTCCACCCACGTGCCGTACAGCGTGACGAAGGTCTGCAGGGGCTTGGGCAGCTTGCGGTCCACCCACGACGCCACCGGCCCGGAGGCCTTGATGAGCAGGGGCGTGGTGAGCGTGGTGATGGCCGACACGGCCACCGCCACCGGGTAGATGAACGAGCCGGTCGCCTTCAAGGACAGGCCCAGCGCGGCGATGATGAAGGAGAACTCGCCAATCTGCGCCAGGCTCAGCCCCGCCTGCACCGACGTCCGCGTGCTGTTGCCCGTCAGGAACGCGCCCAGCGCCACGCTGACCAGCTTGCCGACGATGACCACCACGGTGAGCACGAGGATGGCCAGCCAGTGCTCCATGATGAGCGCGGGGCTGATGAGCATGCCCACCGACACGAAGAAGATGGCCGCGAACATGTCGCGCACCGGCTGCACCAGGTGCTCGACCAGCTTCTCCTCGCCCGACTCCGCCACCAGCGAGCCCGCGAGGAACGCGCCCAGCGCCACCGAGTAGCCGAACGACTGCGCCAGGAGCGCCACCGCGAAGCAGATGCCCACGCTCGCCACGAGCGTCGTCTCCGGCCGGTTCAGCTTGATGACCGCGCGCATGGCCCGCGGGATGATGAACAGGCCCACCGCCACCAGGCCCACCAGGAACGCCACCAGCTTGCCCGTGGTCAGCGTCAGGTCCTTCACGGACAGGCCCGCGCCCGTGGAGATGGCCGTCAGCGTGGCCATCAGCAGCACCGCGATGAGGTCCTCGACGATGAGCACGCCCACCACCAGCTCCCGCAGCTTCCCGCGGATGCCCTGCTCGTCGAACACCTTGGCGATGATGGTGGTACTGGACACGGCGATGATGGCGCCGGTGAAGATGCTCTCCAGCGTCGTCCAGCCGAAGGCGCGCCCCACCACGAAGCCCAGCCACACCATGATGCTGCACTGGATGACGGCCGTGATGCCGGCGGTGAACCCCACCGAGAACAGCTTGCGCAGGCTGAACTCCAGCCCGAGCGAGAACATCAGCAGGATGACGCCCAGCTCCGACAGCGTCGTCACCACCTCCTGGTTGGCGACGAGCGGAATCGGCAGGTAGGGGCCCACCACGAGGCCCGCGAGGATGTAGCCGAGCACCACGGGCTGGCGCAGCTTCTGGAAGACCACCGTCGTCACCGCGGCGACGCACAGGACAATGGCAATGGCCTGGAGGACCTCGTGGGCTCCGTGCATCAGGTCACCTCAATCTGGAAGACTCGGATGGGACGCGCCCCAGCTTTCCGAGGACTCGGAAGACAAGGGCCATCCCTCGGGGATGAAAGGAAAAGACGACGTCACGCCGGGCTTTTTCGCCCGGACCACCGCGCAGGTCCACGCGCGACCCCGGCCCTTCGGAGGGCCAGCGTCGCGCACGGGTCAGCCGAACTCGGGTGGTCCGCGCAGCGTCCGACTGGCGATGGAGGGACGGTCCGCGATTTCCCCGCTCGACGTGGGCGCCGCCGGGGCGCGACGTTCGCGCAAGGTGACGCGCGTGAAGGCGTGGTGACGCTCGCGGCCCCAGCGGTACAGGGCCAGCAGGTCCGGCTCCAACCCCGTGCGGGTCCGCACCGAGGAGGCCGCGGAGACGACGGGCCCCGCGCCCACGTGGAGGCCTGAGTCCCAGCCGCCCAGGTCCGTGATGTGGAACTGCGCGCCCCAGCGCCGCGAGGACTTCTTGGAGGACCTGGCGCCCTGGCGCACCGAGGTCACGCCGGAGTCGACGTAGAAGCCGCGCTCGGGGGCGCTTCGGGTGGGGCACTCGGCGTCCCCGGCGCGCAGGACGGTCGCCAGGACCAGGGCCATGCCCAGGGCCAGCAGCCCGGCCCGGACGAGCTCACTCCCGGAACCGGGCATTCGTGATGTCGGGCCGGGGGAGCGCATCGCTCGTTCAGGTACTACGCCGGACATGGCCCCGTAAAGCGCGGGTTATCCCCAGCCCGCCAGTCCGCTGGGCCCCACCGCGCGGACGAGGCGGCGAGCCCGTGGAGCGCCGTGCTCGCTCGCCGCTCCACGCATGCTTCGCGGGCCCGTCCCGGGGGTCGGGGGACGCCCATGGCGGGACACGACGGGCGTCCGCGCGCGAGCGTGTCCACTCGGGTCGGGCCGGATGCGCGTGCAGGTTGAGGGACGTGGCGCCTTCATGGGGTTTGAGGGTGACGCGGTTTTCGGGTCCGAGGCTCTCGGCGGTGTGGCCTCGGGCCGGCTTGGGGGGTCCATGGGGTAACGGCCTTGGGCCCGGAGTTCCCGCGAGATTCGCGGCGGCGCGCTCGTGCGCCCGTGGATCTCCACGCGCCCTGACGCGAGGTGACGACACCCCGTTCCAGGCGGGTGCGTCACCGGCCTGTAGGCCCATGTCCTCCTCTCCACGAATGAGTCGACCGGGACGCAGCGCGAAGGCGCGCGTGGACGATGACAACGTCCGCCCGTGCACAGCGATGGCAGGCGTCGGTGCGGCGCGTGCGTGGGCGTGCCGCCGAGGGGGAGCATCCCTAGGTTGAGGGTGTGCTTTCACGATTCCTGCTCTACGGGTGCACGGGTTGGGTGCTGGAGGTCCTCTTCACGGGGGCGAACGCGGCCCTGCGGCGGGACAGGAGCGCCACGGCGCAGACCTATCTCTGGATGCACCCCATCTATGGGGGGACGGCGCTGGCGCTGGAGGAGGTCTCCGCGCGGCTCAAGCCCCTGCCCCGGCCGGTGAGGGCGTTGGCCTACACGGCCCTCATCTTCGGGGCGGAGTACGCCACGGGGTGGCTGCTGAAGAAGGTGCTCGGCCGCTGTCCCTGGGACTACACGCCGCACCGCTGGAGCGTGCACGGGCTCATCCGCCTGGACTACGCGCCCGCCTGGTACCTCACCGCGCTGCTGTTCGAGCCGGTCCGCGACGGGCTGCTCCATGTCACCAGCGATGCCCTGCGGCACACGCCCGAGTACCGGGAGGCCGAGGAGGCCGGGGTGGTGCCGGCCGGGTGCCTTCCCGAGGGCGAGGCGGAGCAGGCCGGTGTGGTGGCCACGCGCTTCGAGCGGGCCCAGGTGGTGGAAGTCTCCCCCTGAGGCGGGGGTTCGTGGGGGGTGGCCCTTCCCCCGCCCGAGTCCGCTGGTCGACTGCTCCCCAGGCGGTTGTGAAAGGGCTTCCGGCTTTTCTTCCTCCGTGCCGCGTCGCGTAGTACCTTCGCGGCCGCATTCCCCCACGCGCCAGCGGGAAATTCCGCCGACTCTCCGAAAGTTTCCGCCCTCGTATGTTCGACTGGCTTCACACCCTCTTTTCGCGCGACCTCGCCATCGACCTCGGCACGGCGAACACGCTCATCTACATCCGCGGTCAGGGCATCGTGTCCAACGAGCCCTCGGTGGTGGCCGTCCAGCAGGACGCGCGCGGGGGCAAGAAGGTCCTCGCGGTGGGCAAGGAAGCCAAGGAGATGTTGGGCCGCACGCCGGGCAACATCGTCGCCATCCGGCCGATGAAGGACGGCGTCATCGCCGACTTCGAAATCACGGCGGCGATGCTGCGCTACTTCATCCAGAGCGCGCACAACCGCAAGACGCTGGTGAACCCGCGCATCATCATCGGCATCCCCTCTGGAATCACGGAGGTGGAGCGCCGCGCGGTGCGTGAGGCGGCGGCGAACGCGGGCGCGCGTGAGGTCTACCTGATTGAGCAGCCCATGGCGGCGGCCATCGGCGCGGGCCTTCCGGTGACGGAGCCCAGCGGGAACATGATTGTGGACATCGGCGGTGGCACGTCCGACGTCGCGGTCATCAGCCTGGCCGGCATCGTGTTCGCCAAGAGCGTGCGCATCGGCGGCGACAAGCTGGACGAGGCGATCATCCAGTACGTGAAGCGCAAGTACAACCTGCTCATCGGCGAGCGCACGGCGGAGCTCATCAAGATGGGCATCGGCACGGCGTATCCGACGGACGAGGTCATGACCATGGAGATCAAGGGTCGCGACCTGGTGGCCGGTGTGCCGCGCACGCTGACGGTGTCGAGCGACGAGGTGCGTGACGCGCTCGCCGAGCCGGTGAATGGCATCGTCGAGGCGGTGAAGCTGACTCTGGAGCGCACGCCGCCGGAGCTGGCCGGTGACATCGCCGACAGGGGCATCGTGCTGGCCGGTGGTGGCGCGCTGCTGAAGAACCTGGACACGCTGCTCCGTGAGGAGACGGGCCTGCCGGTGTTCCTGGCCGAGGACCCGCTGTCCGCCGTCGTGATTGGCGCGGGCAAGGCGCTGGAGTCGCTCGACATCCTCCGCCAGGTCTGCCAGCCGGGCTGAGCTTCGGCCCTGTCGTGAGCACCGCGGCGCCGTGCCTCCTGGAGGCCGGCGCCGTTCGTGTTTTTGGGGTCAGACCTCGGTGAATCTCACGCCGGTGACGTGGGCTCGCTCCAGGGCGAGCTTGAGGTCCTCGGAGACGATGAGGCCCAGGTCCCAGCCCCAGGTACGGAACACCTTGGCGTCGCCGACCTTCGACTTGTCGATGCGCATGCCGATGACGGACCTGTACTCCCCCACCCGCTCGGGCTGACCGTCTTCGGGCTTCCAGTACAGGACCTCCTCGGAGGCCTCGTCGTCGATGCAGCGCAGGAGCTTCGTGGCCACCAGGATGAGGTACTGGTCAGGCAGCCCCTGGATTTCGACGGGGAAGAACTGCACCGCGTCAGGTGCCAGTTCCATGAAGAGCGTGACGGCGCGGACATGGACGACAGGCGCCATGCCAAGCCCCGCGGTGCTGAACTCCAGGTGCCGCCCGGGCTCATCGATGGGGATGCTCAAACGCCCTTGGGGTGGAAGCGCTCGCCCAGAACGGAAGACATATGGGTCCTCCAGTTCCACGCCACGCTCATCCAGCGGGTCTCCCAGGTCCCAGTTCCCGGACTCCATCACCTGCGCGAGCTTGAAGTAACGCTTGGGCATATCTGGCCCTCTACCTCACTTTCCTCGCGTCACCAGTTCATTGAGTCTCGTCCCCTTCGTCCTGACTTCCATGGACAGGGCCTGGAGCTCGGTGGTCAGCGCCTTGCGACACGCCTCCACGGTGCGACAAGCCCTCGTCGCGCTATTGAGTCGCTCATAAATGGCTTCGTGGTACGGCCGTGGGTGAGGGCCTTTGTGGCCTCGCACCTCCACGATGTTCTCCGGATCCTTCAGCTTCATTCCCGCCTTCCGGAAGATTCTCCTGAACTGAGGGGTCCAAGGCCCACCCTGGACAGCGGAGATGCTGTTCTTGTCCGTGGCGATGTGATGACGATGCGGCTTGCTCGCACCATTTCTCTGGCCAGCCATCGCCAGTGCATTGGGTGCGAGCGCGATGGTGAATCCCTCGCCCGACACCGCGACTGAACGCACCGCCCCCACGGCCGCGAACTGAAAACCCGCCTGAGACTCGACCGCCAACGCGGCCTGTGCGGAGCCCGGCAACCGTGCTGACTTCGCCGCCAGCCCCGCCGTACTGCCGATAGCGGCGGTGGCCAACATCACGAAGATGCGTGCCGCGTTCTCACCCAGCACCGCACCAAATGCGGAGCCTGCTTCGTCGAGTTGCTCAAAGGTGGTGGCACGGTCCACGTCCCTGACGAGCACGCACCATCCACCGATGATGCCCAACACCGTGTCGACGCCCAGGTAGGCGATGGCTGTCGCCGTCAGCAGCGTCGCCAGCCCCTTCGACACGGGCTCGGGCAAAGCCCACAAGAGCATGTACATCGTCACTGAGGCCATCACCACCGAGAGGACTTGCCGGGGGTTGGTCATGTCATCCAGCGCCTCGGCTGACTCGTCCCAGACCGAGCCCATGGCGATGGCCATCGCCAGCACGTACTTGCCATCACTGCCGAGCAGGGGACCTTCCTCCAGCAGACTCAGACAATCGCCCGGCGTGCCCTTGTTCCGACACCATCGGCCATAGGCCTGGGTCATCTCCTCGTCCGCATAGGCCTCCAACAGGTGGGGCCCCTCACCCGAGGGCACGTCTCTGGCCGAGAGACGGTGCGTCCGGTGCTCATAGAGGTACAACCCACTGCGGGACGGAAGCCCGAACAGCTCACGGGCCTGATGCATCGGGTTGTTCGAAGGAACGACATCACGCGACAGGGACTTCATCGCGTCCTCGAACTCGTCATCCTCGAGTCGGGCCTCGACCAGCTCCGCGCCCTCTTCCTCATGTGGCGTCAGGGTGAAGACCTCGCTCCCTGTGTCGAGGCGAACGACCCGGGACGAGGAGCACCCCACTCCCACCAACAGCATGAGCAGCGCAACGTACCAACGTGGCGACATGGGCCCTCCGTGTCAGAGCCCGAACCATGCCTCGCGCCCCTGACACGGCCAGGGAAGACCCGCGCCGTTCGTGTTTCTGGGGGTCAGACCTCGGTGAACCTCACGCCTGTCACTTGGGCGCGCTCCAGCGCGAGCTTGAGGTCCTCGGAGACGATGAGGGCGACAGCCCAGCCCTGCGTCCGGAACACCTGCGCGTCGCCCACCTTCGAGGCGTCGATGCGCATCCCACTGACAGATCTGTAGTCACCAACCCGCTCGGGCTGGCCATGCTCGGGCATCCAATACCGCACCTCGGTGGACGCCTTGTCATCGATGCAGCGCAGGAGCTTCGTGGCCACCAGGAGCTGGTACTGGTCCAGGTACCCCTTGATGGCGACAGGAAGAAGCTGAACGTCGTCGAGCGCCAGCTCCGCGAAGAGCGTTGCGACTCGCACATGCACCACGGGAGCGACCCCCAGGCCGGCGGTGCAGAAGTCCAGTCGGCGCCCAGGTGCGTCGATGGGAACCGAAAGGCGCCCTGGGCTGGAAACAGGTCTTCCCGCCGCGAACACATAGGGGTCAGCCACCTCCTGACCGTGTTCGTCCTGCACATCGCCCAGGTCCCAATTCCCCGCGCGCATCTCCTCCGTCAGTCTGAAGTAGCGATTCGACATCGTGGGCCATCCTCGCGACCTGCCTCCGAGCCGGCAAGGGAGCACGAGCGGGTTTGACACCCACACAGGCCCTGGATTGTGGTGCGCCCATGAGCACATCCACGGTTCGTCACACGTTGTCGAAGGTCCTCGCCGCCACGCTGCTCGTGTCCTCTCCCGCGCTCGCGGACTGGGTCGGTGACCTGCGCGTGAAGAGCGCCCCCGCGCCCGGGCAGAAGACCGCGCCTCCTGAGACGAAGGGCAAGATGTACGGCCGCGCCGGCATGCTGCGCATGGACCTGTCCCCCGTCGAGGTCCCTGGCGGCATGTCCATCCTCTTCAACTGGGAGAAGCGCACCGGCTCCACCCTCTTCCACGAACGCAAGGCCGCCACCACTCGCAACCTCGACGACATGTCCGTGAAGATTCCCGGCGCCTGTTCCGGGAAGAACCAGGACTTCGACGCGTGCTTCAAGGAACAGGGCTTCAAGAAGGTCGGCACCCAGAAGGTCAACGGCCACCCGACCGTCATCTATGAAGGTGTCCCCCCCGGTGCCGAAGGCGCCGTCGAGCGTCAGAAGGTGTGGCGCCCCACCGACCTCCCCGAGGTCGCCTACGTGCGCAGCCAGACCTTCGATACCAAGGGCAAGCTCCAGGCCGAAATCGACGTCACCAACATCAAGGTCGGCGAACAGCCCGCCTCCCTCTTCGCCATCCCCGCCGACTACGAGGAGCTCGACGCCCCCGGCCCCAACGACTCCGTCATGGGGACCTTCAAGCCCGAGGACTTCAAGGGCAAGTCGCCCGAGCAGATCCAGGAGATGATTCGTCAGCGCATGGCGGCCCCCCAAGGCGCCCCGCCCGCCAAGACGAAGTAGCCCGCCTCAGCTCGCGCGAGCCACCACGCCGCCGTCCCCCAACAACGCGGGACGGCGGTGCTTCGCGTACAGCGCGTCCCGCCACGCGAGCAGGTCCGGGAACGCCGCGGCCAGCGACTCGTGATGCCACACCTCACGCGTCCCCGGCCCCACCGACAACCACGCGTCATCCACGGGACGCACGAACTGGAGCATCAGCCCTGCCGTGATGTCCGCGTACGTGAAGCCCTCCATCAAATAGGGGCGCCCGTTCAACTCCGCGCGAAGCCGCTCCAACGCGGGGACGGCCTTCTCCTGAAGCACCCGCTCGGGGTCCGCTACCGCGTGGTGCTTGCGCGAGATGAACCGCACCCCCAGTCGAGCGACCGGCGCGGACACCCCGCGAAGGAACCCAGGGATGTACGCGGGCAGGCTCTCCCGCTGCGCCCTCGGGTTCTCGAGCATCCGGCGCAACACGTTCGCCCGGGCGATGCCCAGCACCGCGTCGCTCACCAGCTCCCAGCGCTCGATGGTCTCCATCGCATCCGCGGGGAACAGCGGCGCACCGCGCCCCTGCGCCTCCGCCCTGCGCGCAATCGAGAACGAGCCCGTCGTCGCGCCCTCCGGCTCCACCAGCAACGGCACCGTGGGACGCGTGCCCTTCGGCGTGCGCCAACGCAACGCCAGCTCACCCGTCAGCGGCGTGTGCTCGCGGTAGCGGTAGTCGACACCGTGGTGGTCCAACGCCCAGAGGGCCTTCTCCGTCCAACCCGAGTACCGCAACCCATACAGAGTGCGCATAGGCCCCAGAACCTACGCCGGACCTGGCCGGGATGTATAACCAGGACATGGCTCCTCTACTCCGACTCCACCTGCGTGACATCAGCCACTCCCTGGTGGAGGCCTGGCGCCAGGAGTTCGCGGGCCTCGACAACGTCACCATCTCCCGAGGAGACATCTTCTCCGAGCGAGAGGGACAGGTGTCCCCCAACGACCCCATCGACATCCGCGCCGACGCCATCATCAGTCCCGCCAACAGCTTCGGGTTCATGGATGGCGGCATCGACGCCGTGTACACGTACCAGCTCGGCCAGCAGGTACAGGACCGCCTGCGCGAGCTGCTCGAGAAGGACTGGGGCGGCGAGCTCCCCGTGGGCAGCGCGGTGCTCGTCCCCACCGGCCGCGAGGAGATTCCCTGGTGCATCAGCGCGCCCACCATGCGCGTGCCCACCGATGTCAGCGAGACGGTGAACGCCTACCTCGCCATGCGCGCCTCGCTGCGCTGCGTGCTCGCGTACAACAAGACGGCGAAGACCCCCATCCGCACCATCCTCACCCCGGGCCTGGGAACCGCCATCGGCCGCATGCCCGCCCTCCGCTGCGCGCGACAGATGAAGGACGCGTGGCTGCGCACCGTGGTGGGACCGGACTTCATCCCCGGCACGCTCCGCGCAGCCGCGACGGACGACGCCCGGCTGAAGCCGTAGCGCCGCGCGGGCCCGCATCCCCGTGCTACAAGCCGGGCCCATGAGCCCTGCCCGCGAGCCCCGCTCCTCGACGAAGCAGTCCGCCCGCCCCGCCTCGAAGCGCGAGAAGCCCCCTTCCTCCGGGAAGGCCGCCCGGAACGCCCTCGCCGCGAAGTCCGTGGCCTCGGAGGCGGCTCCTCGCGGCAGCAAGCGCGGCAAGTCCTCCACCCAGAATCCCCCGGCCAGCGCAGCGACCCGTAAGTCCTCGGCCACGAAGCCCACCCCAGGCTCCGCGCCGCGCAAGTCCGGCGCCGCGCCCAACCCGCCCATGCCATCCAAGTCCGCGCCCGCCGCGAAGACGACACCGGCCGTCCCCGCCCCCACGGACGGCCTGCCCATCGTCTTCTTCGAGACCCCCGCCGCCTTCGACCGCTGGATGGAGAAGCACCACACCACGCGCGGCGCGTGGCTCAAGTTCACGAAGAAGGGCCACAGCCCCACCTCGGTCACCTACCAGGAGGCGCTGGAGGTCGCGCTGATATGGGGTTGGATCGACGGCCAGAAGGGCCGCTTCGACGAGACCGCGTACCTCCTGCGCTTCACCCCGCGCGGCCCGCGCAGCATCTGGTCGAAGATCAACCGCGAGAAGGTGCTCGCCCTCATCGACGCCGGGAAGATGCGCCCCACGGGGCTGGCCGAAGTCGAGAACGCGAAGAAGAACGGCCGCTGGGACGCCGCCTACGACTCCGCGCGCACGGCCACCATCCCGGAGGACCTCGCCCAGGCCCTGGCCGCCAACCCGCGCGCGCAGGCGTTCTTCGCGACACTCAACTCCGTCAACCGCTACGCCATCCTGTTCCGCGTCCAGAACGTCAAGAAGGCGGAGACCCGCGCTCGCAAGATCGCCGAGTACGTCGACATGCTCGCCCGGAACGAGAAGATCCACTCCTGATGCCCGACTCCAGTTCCTCCCCCGTGCTCGCCGTGCGCGAGCTGTGCAAGACCTACGCGGGCACCGTCGCCGTGGACGGCATCTCCTTCGAGGTGGGCCGCAACGAAATCGTCGGGCTGCTCGGCCCCAACGGCGCCGGTAAGACCACGACCATCAACATGGTGCTCGGCGTGCTCGAGCCCACCTCCGGCTCCATCCACATCCAGGGCGTGGACCTGGAGAAGCACCGCTCCCAGGCCCTGGAGCGCACCAACTTCGCCGCCGTCTACGCGCCCCTGCCCGGCAACCTCACCGTCGTGCAGAACCTGCGCTACTTCGGGCTCATCTACGGCGTGAA
The Myxococcus fulvus DNA segment above includes these coding regions:
- a CDS encoding cation:proton antiporter, with the protein product MHGAHEVLQAIAIVLCVAAVTTVVFQKLRQPVVLGYILAGLVVGPYLPIPLVANQEVVTTLSELGVILLMFSLGLEFSLRKLFSVGFTAGITAVIQCSIMVWLGFVVGRAFGWTTLESIFTGAIIAVSSTTIIAKVFDEQGIRGKLRELVVGVLIVEDLIAVLLMATLTAISTGAGLSVKDLTLTTGKLVAFLVGLVAVGLFIIPRAMRAVIKLNRPETTLVASVGICFAVALLAQSFGYSVALGAFLAGSLVAESGEEKLVEHLVQPVRDMFAAIFFVSVGMLISPALIMEHWLAILVLTVVVIVGKLVSVALGAFLTGNSTRTSVQAGLSLAQIGEFSFIIAALGLSLKATGSFIYPVAVAVSAITTLTTPLLIKASGPVASWVDRKLPKPLQTFVTLYGTWVERLRQAPRRETLGAGVRRLIRLLVLDAVLLVVLVIGTALMADRMAHFVEVRTGVDEDLSKNLILGGAVLLAVPFVLGVIGMARRLGTILSEAALPARKDGKLDLAAAPRRVLLVTLQVGIVLLVAIPVVVVTQPFLKGLAGPLVLLVLVGALGVAFWRGATNLHGHVRAGAQVLVAALAAQSHSKEPGAEEHALDHVQGLLPGLGAPASVRLEESSPGAGKTLAQVNLRGLTGATVLAIQRGEQSLSVPTAQEVLQVGDVLALTGTSEAVDAAKALLLGAPPSVPPPEPSPTEETRAHG
- a CDS encoding AHH domain-containing protein translates to MSPRWYVALLMLLVGVGCSSSRVVRLDTGSEVFTLTPHEEEGAELVEARLEDDEFEDAMKSLSRDVVPSNNPMHQARELFGLPSRSGLYLYEHRTHRLSARDVPSGEGPHLLEAYADEEMTQAYGRWCRNKGTPGDCLSLLEEGPLLGSDGKYVLAMAIAMGSVWDESAEALDDMTNPRQVLSVVMASVTMYMLLWALPEPVSKGLATLLTATAIAYLGVDTVLGIIGGWCVLVRDVDRATTFEQLDEAGSAFGAVLGENAARIFVMLATAAIGSTAGLAAKSARLPGSAQAALAVESQAGFQFAAVGAVRSVAVSGEGFTIALAPNALAMAGQRNGASKPHRHHIATDKNSISAVQGGPWTPQFRRIFRKAGMKLKDPENIVEVRGHKGPHPRPYHEAIYERLNSATRACRTVEACRKALTTELQALSMEVRTKGTRLNELVTRGK
- a CDS encoding putative ABC transporter permease translates to MLSRFLLYGCTGWVLEVLFTGANAALRRDRSATAQTYLWMHPIYGGTALALEEVSARLKPLPRPVRALAYTALIFGAEYATGWLLKKVLGRCPWDYTPHRWSVHGLIRLDYAPAWYLTALLFEPVRDGLLHVTSDALRHTPEYREAEEAGVVPAGCLPEGEAEQAGVVATRFERAQVVEVSP
- a CDS encoding imm11 family protein, with product MPKRYFKLAQVMESGNWDLGDPLDERGVELEDPYVFRSGRALPPQGRLSIPIDEPGRHLEFSTAGLGMAPVVHVRAVTLFMELAPDAVQFFPVEIQGLPDQYLILVATKLLRCIDDEASEEVLYWKPEDGQPERVGEYRSVIGMRIDKSKVGDAKVFRTWGWDLGLIVSEDLKLALERAHVTGVRFTEV
- a CDS encoding DUF2243 domain-containing protein, with translation MSPSQGNEVVGNRRPLLAAALLLGVGMGGFVDGILLHQILQWHNMLASQVPVMDLVSSKVNMFWDGLFHAFTWLTTATGLALLWRAGTRADVPWSGRVLLGGALMGWGLFNVVEGLIDHQFLGLHHVKPGPHQLAWDLGFLAFGVVLLLVGGAWVRAGREHPRARGSRPLRPLHVG
- a CDS encoding rod shape-determining protein, whose product is MFDWLHTLFSRDLAIDLGTANTLIYIRGQGIVSNEPSVVAVQQDARGGKKVLAVGKEAKEMLGRTPGNIVAIRPMKDGVIADFEITAAMLRYFIQSAHNRKTLVNPRIIIGIPSGITEVERRAVREAAANAGAREVYLIEQPMAAAIGAGLPVTEPSGNMIVDIGGGTSDVAVISLAGIVFAKSVRIGGDKLDEAIIQYVKRKYNLLIGERTAELIKMGIGTAYPTDEVMTMEIKGRDLVAGVPRTLTVSSDEVRDALAEPVNGIVEAVKLTLERTPPELAGDIADRGIVLAGGGALLKNLDTLLREETGLPVFLAEDPLSAVVIGAGKALESLDILRQVCQPG